The Pseudomonas azotoformans genome has a segment encoding these proteins:
- a CDS encoding AraC family transcriptional regulator translates to MSDPLSEIVRLLHPQTVFANLISGKGNWAVRYSEFGKPSFCIMLEGSCRLAVDGHEPTTINAGDFVLLPTTPSFTISSFVPAPPIYMDPNKVPVGPELRYGEQTGKPDMRSLGGSFVFDCADPGLLVSLLPKVVHVQGSTRLSQLVQMVGEESADEKPGNEFMRTRLAEMLLVEAMRSTTSGSAPPGLLRGLGDERLAAALKQMHTHLDQRWSIAQLAKIAALSRSSFFERFTRTVGVAPMEYLLSWRMEIAKELLRRGELSVSEIAERIGYGSTSAFSVAFTRHIGQPPSHYARAV, encoded by the coding sequence ATGAGTGATCCACTCTCCGAAATCGTCCGGCTGCTGCACCCGCAGACTGTGTTCGCCAACCTGATCAGTGGAAAGGGCAATTGGGCAGTGCGCTACTCCGAGTTTGGCAAGCCTAGCTTCTGCATTATGCTGGAAGGCAGTTGTCGACTGGCCGTGGATGGTCACGAGCCGACGACGATAAACGCTGGCGACTTCGTGCTGCTCCCCACCACGCCCAGCTTCACGATATCCAGCTTCGTTCCTGCGCCGCCGATCTACATGGACCCCAACAAAGTACCGGTGGGGCCGGAACTACGCTATGGCGAGCAGACCGGTAAACCCGACATGCGCTCGTTAGGAGGCTCGTTCGTGTTTGACTGCGCCGATCCAGGCTTGTTGGTGTCGCTGCTGCCGAAAGTGGTGCATGTGCAAGGTTCAACGCGCCTGTCACAGCTAGTACAGATGGTGGGCGAGGAAAGCGCGGATGAAAAGCCAGGTAACGAGTTCATGCGCACCCGACTGGCTGAAATGCTGCTCGTCGAGGCCATGCGTTCAACCACCTCCGGAAGCGCACCGCCGGGCTTGCTCCGTGGGTTGGGCGATGAGCGATTGGCAGCCGCGCTGAAGCAGATGCATACGCACCTTGATCAACGCTGGTCGATTGCGCAACTAGCCAAGATCGCTGCCCTATCACGATCCAGCTTTTTTGAGCGATTTACGCGAACAGTCGGGGTCGCACCTATGGAATACCTGCTCTCGTGGCGGATGGAAATTGCGAAGGAACTCCTTCGTCGTGGTGAATTGTCCGTTTCGGAGATTGCAGAACGCATTGGCTACGGCTCGACCAGCGCGTTTAGCGTGGCATTCACCAGGCACATTGGACAACCACCCAGCCACTATGCGCGCGCAGTGTAA
- a CDS encoding SDR family oxidoreductase — protein MKTVLITGCSSGYGLETACHFLANGWKVIATMRTPRADLLPASDNLRILPIDVTQPESIDRALEAAGPIDVLVNNAGIGLFGAFEATPMSAVREIFETNTFGVMAMCRAVIPQFRERGAGTIVNVTSSVTLAPFPLVAAYTASKTAIEGFTASLEHELKAVGVRVKLVEPGYGPSTSFTANGQQRMQGLITKPYEHLAHEVFAGFGQLSAVTTSTDVAEGVWDAANDTSGRLHFPAGADAVALARAG, from the coding sequence ATGAAGACTGTACTGATTACTGGCTGTTCGTCCGGCTATGGCCTGGAAACTGCCTGTCACTTCCTGGCAAACGGCTGGAAGGTCATCGCGACCATGCGGACGCCCCGTGCGGACCTGCTTCCCGCCTCGGACAACCTGCGCATCCTGCCGATCGATGTCACCCAGCCCGAGAGCATCGACCGGGCCTTGGAGGCCGCTGGCCCCATCGATGTGCTGGTGAACAACGCCGGCATCGGTCTGTTCGGTGCATTCGAGGCCACCCCGATGTCCGCGGTGCGGGAGATCTTCGAGACCAACACGTTCGGCGTCATGGCGATGTGCCGGGCGGTGATTCCGCAGTTCCGCGAACGCGGAGCCGGCACGATCGTCAACGTCACGTCCAGCGTGACGCTGGCCCCGTTCCCGCTGGTGGCCGCTTACACGGCCAGCAAGACCGCCATTGAAGGCTTCACGGCATCGCTGGAACATGAACTCAAGGCAGTGGGCGTGCGGGTCAAGCTGGTCGAGCCCGGTTACGGACCTTCCACGAGCTTCACCGCCAACGGCCAGCAGCGCATGCAGGGCCTGATCACGAAGCCCTACGAGCACCTCGCCCATGAAGTGTTCGCGGGATTCGGCCAGCTCTCCGCGGTGACGACCTCGACGGATGTCGCCGAAGGCGTCTGGGATGCCGCCAACGACACCTCCGGCCGCCTGCATTTTCCGGCGGGTGCCGACGCCGTTGCACTGGCGCGGGCTGGCTGA
- a CDS encoding P-loop NTPase fold protein, translating into MDELGFANDRPIKAAEQDLLGRSAFAKNLAAAIVGWKNQESLVIALTGLWGSGKSSIKNLAIQELIATPRLEVIEHNLSMRWTRNV; encoded by the coding sequence ATGGATGAATTGGGTTTCGCTAATGACCGGCCAATCAAGGCTGCCGAGCAGGATCTGCTGGGACGATCAGCTTTTGCTAAAAACCTCGCGGCGGCGATTGTCGGTTGGAAAAACCAAGAGAGCCTGGTCATTGCCCTGACGGGGCTATGGGGCAGCGGCAAGAGTTCGATCAAGAATCTGGCCATTCAGGAGTTAATTGCCACCCCACGGCTTGAGGTCATCGAGCACAACCTTTCAATGCGGTGGACAAGGAATGTTTGA
- a CDS encoding site-specific integrase has protein sequence MNVLNITDQLTLVDEHPLDPHSQAMNAQHAAAAFIAAGTAANTVRSYRSALAYWSAWLQLRYGQTLGDAPLPATMAVQFVLDHLARPLGDGTWAHLLPPAIDAALVAARVKAGLGALAYNTVSHRLSVLGKWHRVQGWDRPTEAPALKTLLRDARKAQSRQGVSVSKKTAIVLEPLRALLATCTDGVRGKRDRALLLLAWSGGGRRRSEVVGLQISDLRRLDADTWLYALGTTKTDTGGTRREKPLRGPAAQALTEWLKAAPAESGPLFRRLYRGDNVGTAALSADQVARIVQRRAKLAGLEGDWAAHSLRSGFVTEAGRQGVPLGEVMAMTEHRSVSTVMGYFQAGALLESRATTLLKSSTVDDEKTPEDMHAGANEATQPT, from the coding sequence TTGAACGTATTAAATATTACAGATCAGTTAACCCTAGTCGACGAACACCCACTGGATCCGCATTCCCAGGCCATGAACGCGCAGCACGCAGCCGCGGCGTTTATCGCCGCCGGCACGGCAGCCAACACCGTGCGCAGCTATCGCAGCGCCCTCGCCTATTGGTCCGCCTGGCTGCAACTGCGCTATGGCCAGACGCTGGGCGACGCCCCTCTGCCGGCAACAATGGCGGTACAGTTCGTCCTGGATCACCTGGCCCGACCGCTAGGCGACGGCACATGGGCGCACCTGCTACCGCCAGCGATCGATGCCGCCTTGGTGGCCGCACGGGTCAAGGCCGGATTAGGGGCGCTGGCCTATAACACGGTCAGTCATCGCCTTTCGGTGCTCGGCAAATGGCACCGCGTGCAGGGCTGGGACAGACCCACCGAAGCACCAGCCCTGAAAACCCTGCTGCGCGACGCACGCAAGGCCCAGTCGCGCCAGGGTGTCAGCGTGAGCAAGAAAACCGCGATCGTGCTTGAGCCGCTGCGGGCACTATTGGCCACCTGCACCGATGGCGTGCGCGGGAAGCGTGACCGCGCCCTGCTCCTATTAGCCTGGAGTGGGGGTGGCCGACGGCGTTCCGAGGTGGTTGGTTTGCAGATCAGCGATCTGCGTCGCCTGGATGCTGACACCTGGCTGTATGCCTTAGGCACCACCAAGACCGACACCGGCGGCACCCGTCGTGAAAAACCGTTGCGCGGCCCCGCCGCTCAAGCGTTGACCGAATGGCTGAAGGCTGCGCCTGCCGAGTCGGGACCGCTGTTTCGGCGCCTGTATAGGGGTGACAACGTGGGCACGGCAGCCTTATCAGCTGACCAGGTGGCCCGCATCGTTCAACGTCGTGCAAAACTCGCGGGTTTGGAGGGCGACTGGGCGGCGCACAGTTTGCGCTCAGGGTTCGTGACCGAGGCCGGCCGTCAGGGGGTGCCACTGGGTGAAGTCATGGCGATGACCGAGCACCGCAGCGTGAGTACGGTCATGGGCTACTTTCAAGCCGGTGCACTGCTCGAAAGTCGAGCCACAACTCTACTTAAATCATCGACCGTTGATGACGAAAAAACACCGGAGGATATGCACGCTGGGGCAAACGAAGCTACCCAGCCAACTTAG
- a CDS encoding Mov34/MPN/PAD-1 family protein: MTSFYIVGEPIGEQPEPIHAGTKALVKACKEFSGVEFLELRRESEAGGVTEYVVIEAGDGTIVGENSGGIHRVETLAIAVNPRLRIPVTARALRKDFPALSHLHGSEPGKPKILCLYDVDWSGVERIWTAERFLERMFWWLRKSSELRLHRDDQPLEQMFYESPFQLILPTIDPSQLASGECKLRVEITDNIGKITLRAFADSDASAKQSGYQLLNIMVEPVEPTSVVMFPFNLGELHDQLVKWGSELYKHLADAVREAASGGLRKSDQTDKQGILILAWVPRLRNGEVDRMDVKGYMLEINLFDLAASFEMLAPPTPQGIYYPALQLGGHTGETWKGLAIRPVEVRGTLNTEFARDLSAVDPVTATFKGVLAGTGALGGMLADIWTRLAWGTWTYVDPDLLLPHNVARHVACDDYVGFRKADVLREMMRRIYPGEPAPDAIIKGILADDARIHEAIEHADLLVDATTTLAAPRDLALRDQAPRIASVFLTPSGMSSVILLEDSLRLQRVDALEGQYYRAILNSTWGETHLVNHLGDRWVGGGCRDVSFRMPNENIHVHAGLISRRLRKVVINSEARILVSTQNDESGSIESNDVQVHPVSCTKVGEWSVKYDSGLIAKIKAQRLSALPNETGGSILGITDLKSKTIILVDTMLPPPDSESSPTHFIRGKEGQLEALKEVHDLTAGIVDYVGDWHSHPNGCSAMPSADDHVLFTTLVKRMKREGLPAVMLIVSDTDLGVYVS; this comes from the coding sequence ATGACCAGCTTCTACATAGTAGGGGAGCCAATAGGCGAGCAGCCCGAACCTATTCATGCCGGCACCAAAGCGTTGGTAAAGGCATGCAAGGAGTTCTCGGGCGTCGAATTCCTCGAGCTTCGGCGGGAAAGCGAAGCCGGCGGTGTGACGGAGTACGTCGTGATCGAGGCCGGCGACGGGACTATCGTTGGTGAGAACTCAGGGGGAATCCATCGCGTAGAGACGCTGGCAATTGCCGTCAATCCACGGCTTCGCATCCCCGTGACAGCTCGCGCACTGCGCAAAGATTTTCCCGCGTTGTCACACCTCCACGGCTCGGAGCCGGGTAAGCCCAAGATCCTCTGCCTTTACGACGTAGATTGGAGCGGCGTCGAGCGAATCTGGACAGCTGAACGTTTCCTAGAGCGGATGTTCTGGTGGCTGCGCAAATCATCTGAGCTCCGACTGCACCGAGACGATCAGCCACTGGAACAGATGTTTTATGAAAGCCCTTTTCAGCTCATCTTGCCCACAATTGATCCAAGTCAGCTGGCTAGCGGTGAATGCAAACTTCGCGTCGAGATAACCGATAACATCGGGAAAATTACGCTGCGTGCGTTTGCCGATTCCGATGCATCTGCCAAGCAATCTGGTTACCAGTTGCTGAATATCATGGTGGAGCCTGTCGAGCCCACCTCCGTGGTCATGTTCCCATTCAACCTGGGTGAGTTGCATGATCAGTTGGTTAAGTGGGGCAGTGAGCTGTACAAGCATCTTGCTGACGCTGTGCGCGAGGCAGCATCTGGCGGGCTTCGTAAATCTGACCAAACCGATAAACAAGGGATTTTGATCCTGGCCTGGGTGCCGAGACTTCGTAATGGCGAAGTGGATCGGATGGATGTCAAAGGCTACATGCTGGAGATCAATCTGTTTGATCTGGCAGCTTCATTCGAGATGCTGGCACCGCCAACTCCCCAGGGTATTTATTATCCGGCTCTGCAGCTTGGAGGGCACACAGGAGAGACCTGGAAAGGCCTTGCCATTCGACCCGTTGAGGTGCGGGGCACCTTGAACACGGAGTTTGCTAGAGACCTGTCTGCAGTCGACCCCGTTACTGCGACGTTCAAGGGCGTGCTGGCAGGGACAGGAGCGCTCGGAGGCATGCTCGCAGACATCTGGACTCGCTTGGCCTGGGGTACCTGGACGTATGTAGACCCGGATCTGCTGCTACCGCATAACGTAGCCAGGCATGTCGCTTGCGATGACTACGTTGGCTTTCGGAAAGCGGATGTACTTCGAGAGATGATGCGACGCATCTATCCAGGAGAGCCCGCTCCGGACGCTATTATCAAAGGTATTCTGGCCGATGATGCGCGTATCCACGAGGCGATCGAACATGCCGACCTGTTGGTAGACGCAACAACGACGCTGGCTGCCCCCCGCGATTTGGCACTACGGGATCAGGCCCCTCGGATCGCGAGTGTATTTCTCACCCCATCCGGGATGTCCAGCGTCATTTTACTCGAAGACTCGTTGCGGCTGCAGCGTGTCGATGCTCTGGAGGGCCAGTACTACCGGGCCATATTGAACAGCACATGGGGTGAGACTCATCTCGTTAATCATCTGGGTGATCGATGGGTGGGTGGCGGTTGTCGAGATGTCTCGTTTCGCATGCCCAACGAAAACATCCACGTCCATGCAGGATTGATTTCACGGCGGCTGCGCAAGGTTGTTATTAATTCTGAAGCCAGGATCCTGGTTTCAACACAGAATGACGAGTCAGGCAGCATTGAATCTAATGACGTACAGGTTCACCCCGTCTCTTGCACGAAAGTTGGCGAATGGTCGGTGAAATATGACAGTGGCCTCATCGCAAAGATCAAGGCACAGAGGCTTTCGGCTCTCCCTAACGAAACCGGAGGATCGATTCTCGGTATTACTGACCTGAAAAGTAAAACCATCATCCTCGTAGATACCATGCTGCCGCCACCGGACAGCGAGTCGAGCCCCACCCACTTCATTCGGGGTAAAGAAGGACAGCTGGAGGCTCTCAAGGAGGTACATGACCTCACCGCAGGCATCGTCGACTACGTGGGTGATTGGCATTCACATCCCAATGGTTGCTCAGCGATGCCAAGTGCCGACGATCACGTCTTATTTACCACCTTGGTAAAAAGGATGAAGAGGGAAGGTCTGCCGGCTGTGATGCTGATCGTTTCGGATACTGACTTGGGTGTATATGTCAGCTAG
- a CDS encoding DUF6088 family protein: protein MPVAKSISKRIKYMQKGKPFTRSVFAEEGSRTSVNKALSRMVHSGVLERVARGIYMRPKLSEYTGKKIRASPISIMEMVARARGETIQIHGVEAARRLGISTQMQVLPTYYTSGSTREIKIGNAVGRLRHSSWQRLQHAGTPVGLVLTALFYLGKEGVTEQFTSKILSSLSAEEFSKLMACKMPRWIRKVLTGFAKE from the coding sequence ATGCCGGTCGCTAAGTCTATTTCTAAGCGTATAAAGTACATGCAGAAGGGCAAACCCTTCACCAGGTCAGTTTTTGCAGAGGAGGGCTCTCGCACCTCCGTCAATAAAGCACTGTCTCGGATGGTGCACAGCGGCGTACTAGAGCGCGTTGCTCGCGGCATCTACATGCGCCCTAAGCTGAGTGAGTATACCGGTAAGAAGATTCGAGCTAGCCCGATATCAATCATGGAAATGGTTGCAAGGGCCAGAGGCGAGACAATCCAGATTCATGGAGTGGAAGCTGCACGCAGACTGGGAATCAGCACCCAGATGCAGGTCTTACCGACTTACTACACCAGCGGGTCGACACGAGAAATCAAAATAGGCAACGCGGTAGGTCGGTTGCGTCATTCGTCTTGGCAACGACTCCAGCATGCAGGCACGCCAGTAGGTTTAGTCTTGACTGCTTTGTTTTATCTTGGGAAAGAGGGCGTGACTGAGCAATTCACCAGTAAGATCCTTAGCTCGCTTAGCGCCGAGGAGTTCAGCAAACTCATGGCCTGCAAGATGCCCAGATGGATTCGAAAGGTATTGACCGGTTTTGCTAAGGAATGA
- a CDS encoding aminotransferase class I/II-fold pyridoxal phosphate-dependent enzyme: protein MAVLHAKGQLAVGDPQDAFVFEEPGYRMARYCFEATGATALPIPVDASGLDTSALPEGDRVRLAFVTPSHQFPMGAVLPVARRLELLSWASRHHAWIIEDDYGGEFRYGQRPIDALQSMDAEARVIYVGTFSKALSPQLRLGYRAVFLLIIYLGCIRNLKAKNST from the coding sequence ATGGCGGTGCTGCATGCCAAAGGCCAACTGGCGGTGGGCGACCCGCAAGATGCATTCGTCTTCGAGGAGCCTGGCTACCGCATGGCCAGATATTGCTTTGAGGCCACGGGCGCGACGGCGCTGCCCATACCCGTCGATGCCTCTGGACTGGATACCAGTGCCTTGCCGGAAGGTGATCGTGTGCGCTTGGCCTTTGTCACTCCGTCTCACCAGTTTCCCATGGGGGCGGTGCTTCCTGTCGCTCGTCGCCTCGAACTGCTGAGTTGGGCGAGTCGACATCACGCGTGGATCATTGAGGACGATTACGGCGGCGAGTTTCGCTATGGCCAGCGGCCCATCGACGCGCTGCAATCCATGGACGCAGAGGCTCGCGTCATTTATGTCGGAACATTCTCCAAGGCACTCTCACCGCAACTCAGGTTGGGCTATAGGGCGGTTTTTTTGCTGATCATATATCTTGGCTGCATACGCAATTTGAAAGCAAAAAATTCAACGTGA
- a CDS encoding IS3 family transposase (programmed frameshift): protein MSNPRYPEEFKIQAVNQVTEKKLPVADVAARLDVSTHSLYAWIKRYSKPQEERQQDEDQHAELRRLRAELKRVTEERDILKKGRRVLCQGVRLKYAFIKQRAGDYSIRRLCLTLKVHPSGYYAWLSEPQSARAKDDQRLLGLIKHSWLENGGVYGHRKIHDDLREVGEVCGRHRVARLMRLEGLRSQTGYRRRPEKYGGKPAVASPNLLKRQFDVVEPNKVWVTDITYIRTYEGWLYLAVVLDLFSRQVVGWSMKAQMTSDLAIDALLMAVWRRKPKQEVMVHSDQGSQYSSSDWRSFLKANNLDASMSRRGNCHDNAVAESFFQLLKRERIKRKIYTRREDALSDVFDYIEMFYNSKRRHGFNNQLSPVEFEKHHAMSLQGV, encoded by the exons ATGAGCAACCCGCGTTACCCCGAAGAATTCAAAATACAAGCGGTCAATCAAGTGACCGAAAAGAAGCTACCTGTCGCTGATGTGGCGGCCCGTCTCGACGTGTCGACGCATAGCCTCTATGCCTGGATAAAGCGCTACAGCAAACCTCAAGAAGAACGGCAGCAAGACGAAGATCAGCACGCTGAATTGCGTCGTCTGCGAGCCGAACTAAAGCGTGTTACTGAAGAGCGAGACATCTTAAAAA AAGGCCGCCGCGTACTTTGCCAAGGAGTGCGGTTGAAGTACGCCTTTATCAAGCAGCGAGCCGGCGACTATTCCATTCGACGGCTTTGCCTGACGCTGAAAGTCCATCCCAGCGGCTATTACGCCTGGTTGTCTGAGCCGCAATCTGCACGCGCTAAAGACGACCAGCGACTGCTGGGTTTGATCAAGCATTCCTGGCTGGAGAACGGCGGCGTTTATGGCCATCGCAAAATCCATGACGATCTGCGCGAGGTCGGTGAAGTTTGCGGGCGCCATCGTGTGGCAAGGCTGATGCGTCTTGAAGGGCTGCGCTCTCAGACAGGTTATCGACGCCGCCCTGAAAAGTACGGCGGTAAGCCAGCGGTCGCCTCACCCAATTTGCTGAAGCGCCAGTTCGATGTCGTAGAGCCCAACAAGGTTTGGGTCACCGACATCACCTACATTCGTACCTATGAAGGCTGGCTGTATTTGGCAGTAGTGCTGGATCTGTTTTCTCGTCAGGTCGTTGGCTGGTCAATGAAGGCGCAGATGACCAGTGATTTGGCTATTGATGCATTGTTGATGGCGGTTTGGAGGCGTAAACCGAAGCAAGAGGTGATGGTTCATTCCGACCAGGGCAGCCAGTACAGCAGCTCCGATTGGCGCAGTTTTTTGAAGGCAAACAATTTGGACGCCAGCATGAGTCGTCGAGGTAACTGTCATGACAACGCCGTGGCCGAGAGCTTTTTCCAGCTTCTGAAACGAGAACGGATCAAGCGGAAAATTTACACCAGACGTGAAGATGCTCTTAGCGATGTGTTCGATTACATCGAAATGTTCTACAACTCAAAACGTCGACATGGTTTCAACAATCAGCTGTCACCGGTAGAGTTTGAAAAGCATCATGCAATGAGCTTGCAAGGTGTCTAG
- a CDS encoding DNA-binding protein: MAVGVPENDVFAAADAVLARGERPTVERVRLELGRGSPARVGGLLDIWWARLAERLNGQTRLPTLPGEVSQAFVAVWQQAIHLAQAVAEQALSEQRQVLVAERERVASVEDRARQDAALVRQHAMAAQAAQQVSETRLADLELLLEQRSTQIQDLQQQRDSLLRDCGDARQHSHTLQQELLELRLKVEQERVAQESYLRGVEDRAHREVDRAREESKRMAAQVKEAGNQLEQLQQRIEGAQAALGQALQNAAAQQARGDTLEQQLVQLRSPPASERKTRARKQPVPKPAK, encoded by the coding sequence ATGGCAGTAGGGGTGCCGGAAAACGACGTGTTTGCCGCCGCGGATGCAGTGTTGGCCCGCGGTGAGCGGCCGACGGTCGAACGTGTGCGTCTGGAACTGGGTCGAGGTAGCCCGGCGCGAGTCGGCGGGCTACTGGATATTTGGTGGGCGCGTTTGGCCGAACGCCTGAATGGGCAAACGCGACTGCCGACATTACCCGGTGAAGTGTCACAAGCCTTTGTTGCCGTGTGGCAACAGGCGATCCATTTGGCACAGGCCGTGGCTGAGCAGGCGTTGTCCGAACAGCGTCAGGTTTTGGTCGCCGAACGCGAACGAGTCGCCTCCGTCGAGGACCGGGCTCGTCAGGACGCCGCGCTCGTTCGGCAACATGCGATGGCCGCCCAGGCAGCACAGCAAGTCAGCGAGACTCGTTTGGCGGACCTGGAGCTGCTTCTGGAACAGCGTTCGACGCAGATTCAAGACCTGCAGCAGCAGCGCGACAGCCTGCTGCGGGACTGTGGTGACGCGCGGCAGCACAGCCACACCTTGCAGCAGGAGCTGCTGGAGTTGCGACTCAAGGTCGAGCAGGAACGCGTCGCGCAGGAGAGCTACCTGCGCGGGGTCGAGGATCGTGCGCATCGTGAAGTCGATCGTGCCCGGGAAGAGAGCAAGCGCATGGCCGCCCAAGTGAAGGAAGCAGGCAACCAACTGGAGCAGTTGCAGCAAAGGATTGAAGGTGCGCAGGCCGCGCTGGGTCAAGCCCTGCAGAACGCCGCAGCACAGCAGGCGCGTGGCGATACGCTGGAGCAGCAGTTAGTGCAACTGCGCTCACCACCGGCCAGCGAGCGCAAGACACGCGCGAGGAAACAGCCCGTGCCCAAGCCAGCGAAATAA
- the gspG gene encoding type II secretion system major pseudopilin GspG, which produces MVGKAAAAASRARMRGFTLLELLVVLVIIGLLASIVGPRLFGNVTKSEITAAKAQLDILGKAVDQFRLDVGRYPSTQEGLTVLNVQPPGEVRWRGPYLKKDVPADPWGVVYQYRFPASQPNIDFDLFSFGKDRALGGAGENADIAY; this is translated from the coding sequence ATGGTTGGCAAAGCAGCAGCTGCAGCTAGTAGGGCGCGCATGCGCGGTTTCACATTACTGGAATTATTGGTTGTACTCGTCATTATCGGTTTGCTTGCCAGTATTGTGGGCCCTCGTCTCTTCGGTAACGTCACCAAATCGGAAATTACCGCCGCCAAGGCCCAATTGGATATCTTGGGCAAAGCGGTCGACCAGTTTCGCCTTGACGTCGGCAGGTATCCCTCTACGCAAGAGGGGTTGACTGTGTTGAATGTCCAGCCACCCGGCGAGGTCCGGTGGCGTGGCCCCTATCTAAAAAAGGATGTCCCCGCAGACCCCTGGGGAGTCGTTTACCAATATCGTTTTCCAGCCAGCCAGCCAAATATCGATTTTGACCTATTTTCTTTTGGAAAAGATCGAGCTCTAGGTGGCGCCGGAGAGAATGCTGACATCGCCTACTAA
- a CDS encoding type II secretion system F family protein → MSSVGAINEVMLIASSIDHAHKQAIESGIRVVDIRPVGWRISLSSRESSLDLGLLTHEVVSLLRAGLSLIETLEALIEREHVVLRDLRILSSVLARIREGQPFSRALSEFPEEFPNLFVASVAASEQTGDLVESLERYLRYHAQATQIRQKILSASLYPILLMVAGAAVGLFLLCYLVPRFSEVYNNINTELPFMSRWLMHWGQWVNGHWQWVLAGGVGSVTSFVLLLKRPAVRFQLKKLITGNRWIGPKVRLGQLSRFYRALGLLLSGGIPIVKAMQMVRALLPAAQSHALEKAISDVEEGKRLSIGLLNNGLTTSVALRLLRVGERNGQISNMLEQVALFHDAEVTQWIDRFSRLFEPLLMIVIGLVIGAIVILLYLPIFDLAGSLQ, encoded by the coding sequence GTGTCTTCAGTCGGTGCCATCAACGAAGTTATGTTGATAGCCAGCTCAATTGATCATGCCCATAAGCAAGCAATCGAATCAGGTATTCGCGTCGTTGATATACGCCCAGTCGGTTGGCGGATTTCTTTATCTTCGAGAGAGAGTAGCCTTGATCTGGGATTGCTTACTCATGAAGTGGTGTCGCTGTTACGCGCCGGCTTATCGTTGATCGAAACGCTTGAGGCGTTAATCGAGCGAGAACATGTCGTCTTACGGGATCTACGTATTCTGTCGAGTGTTCTTGCGCGGATTCGTGAAGGGCAACCTTTTTCCAGGGCGTTATCGGAGTTCCCTGAAGAGTTTCCCAATCTGTTCGTAGCATCTGTAGCGGCAAGTGAGCAGACGGGAGACTTGGTCGAATCGTTGGAGCGATACCTTCGTTACCACGCACAAGCGACTCAAATTCGACAAAAAATTCTCAGCGCATCGCTGTACCCGATTCTTTTGATGGTCGCAGGTGCAGCAGTGGGGCTCTTTCTATTGTGTTATCTCGTCCCACGGTTCAGCGAGGTTTACAACAACATCAATACCGAACTGCCGTTTATGTCGCGTTGGCTGATGCACTGGGGCCAGTGGGTGAATGGCCATTGGCAGTGGGTACTCGCGGGTGGTGTTGGATCGGTGACGTCGTTTGTGTTGTTGCTGAAACGGCCAGCCGTTCGTTTTCAGTTGAAAAAACTGATCACTGGCAACCGCTGGATTGGCCCCAAAGTACGGCTTGGACAGCTTTCGCGATTCTATCGAGCTCTGGGTCTACTCCTCAGTGGCGGCATCCCGATAGTGAAGGCAATGCAGATGGTGCGGGCTCTATTACCTGCCGCTCAAAGCCACGCGTTGGAAAAGGCGATTTCTGACGTTGAGGAAGGTAAGCGTCTGAGTATTGGTTTACTCAATAACGGCCTAACCACCTCCGTCGCATTGCGACTGCTACGTGTGGGGGAGCGCAATGGGCAGATATCGAACATGCTGGAGCAAGTGGCTCTATTTCACGACGCGGAAGTCACACAGTGGATTGATCGGTTTTCTCGTTTGTTTGAACCGCTGCTGATGATCGTTATCGGATTAGTGATTGGTGCCATTGTCATATTGTTGTACTTGCCAATCTTCGATCTTGCGGGAAGCCTGCAATGA